In one Rhopalosiphum padi isolate XX-2018 chromosome 3, ASM2088224v1, whole genome shotgun sequence genomic region, the following are encoded:
- the LOC132924903 gene encoding uncharacterized protein LOC132924903 → MAPSFGNIGREARNLFDIGYDVLDGFRLDVNTYKKLGISAGGIQGLETGDVVTSYFETRYKLKKFNCLIFLAERWTMNHNMTTEATIIGLLPGVTLTTSGTIDCQNHSKGVDVKTEYKNNHVSLSLDTKFKNLKPIINASAVAAYNGLLGGLYVKYNTNQKALKYSSLSLSYKTEKFVLTTSM, encoded by the exons ATGGCTCCTTCATTCGGTAATATCGGTAGAGAGGCACGTAACTTATTCGACATTGGTTATGATGTGCTCGACGGGTTCAGGTTAGATGTGAATACGTATAAAAAATTGGGAATCTCGGCTGGCGGTATTCAAGGATTGGAGACAGGCGATGTTGTTACATCTTATTTTGAAACCAGATACaagctaaaaaaatttaattgct taatttttttggcTGAGAGATGGACCATGAATCATAATATGACTACTGAAGCTACTATAATTGGATTGTTACCCGGTGTCACACTTACAACTAGTGGTACAATTGACTGCCAGAACca TTCTAAGGGTGTGGATGTGAAAACTGAATACAAGAATAATCATGTCTCACTCAGCTTGGACACTAAATTCAAAAATCTCAAACCTATTATTAATGCCTCGGCTGTAGCTGCTTACaatg GATTGTTGGGCGGtctttatgttaaatataatacaaaccaaAAAGCATTGAAGTATAGCAGCTTATCTCTCAGctataaaactgaaaaatttGTGTTAACCACCTCAATGtaa
- the LOC132927540 gene encoding tubulin alpha chain-like: MTSDNIIAGRDDSFNTFFSETSSGKHAPRAVFVDLEPTVIDEVRTGTYRQLYHPEQLITGKEDAANNYARGYYIIGKEIVNIVLDRIRKLSDQCTSIQGFLIFCSFGGGTGSGSGFTSLLMDRLSLEYGKKTKLEFAIYPSPRVSTAVVEPYNSILTTHATIEYSDCTFMVDNEAIYEICRRNLDIERPTYLNLIAL, encoded by the exons ATGACATCTGACAATATCATTGCAGGCAGAGATGACAGCTTCAATACCTTCTTCAGTGAAACAAGCTCAGGCAAACATGCGCCAAGAGCTGTGTTTGTTGATCTTGAACCTACTGTTATTG ATGAGGTAAGAACTGGGACATACCGTCAATTGTACCACCCTGAACAATTAATAACTGGTAAGGAAGATGCTGCCAACAATTATGCACGTGGATACTACATTATAGGAAAGgaaattgttaatattgttttggatAGAATCAGAAAATTGTCTGACCAGTGTACTAGTATTCAAGGTTTCTTAATCTTCTGTTCTTTTGGAGGTGGTACTGGATCTGGATCTGGCTTCACATCTTTGTTAATGGATAGGCTCAGCTTAGAGTACGGAAAAAAGACTAAATTAGAATTTGCCATTTACCCATCCCCTCGAGTTTCCACCGCTGTAGTTGAGCCGTACAACTCCATCCTAACTACACATGCAACTATTGAATACAGTGACTGTACATTCATGGTCGATAATGAAGCCATCTATGAAATTTGCCGTCGTAATCTTGATATTGAACGTCCaacttatttaaacttaatcgCCTTATAA
- the LOC132924904 gene encoding sperm-associated antigen 6-like has product MNIEHVFDTYAKSQLAFVQSFAAQAAKPTYVECLSKSNAVEIVQPLLVNIDPVVRMNAVLGLARLAGNSKKCAKQIMCADSLLKELLGQISKENKFYKKSCMNLIRNLSKHLSCSKMIISDCDGIHAILTCMKDLDVTVREVTLQAISYIAGQDPSTAQLIIKSGILPQIVQSLKEERLNFKFYALSTLSEIAKHNIRLAKKIVEVQTLPNVICFLSTDYITDVKLQATTLALIKNIAKHTVSLAEIVVETKLFPEVLLLMAHPDESIRYNSAEVVHEVVKYSTQISKMIVTTGGIVSLLNVILKSKEYPPTPAILALGYISSVSPLLATAVIKSKVLKHLTAILKSGADDDFQKACIAWTIEMIGRHSSKHSKSVFNCNAVNILIDVYIDSNPKHEAYHNCKTAIQTVLNKSEDFSAIEKLLTPSVPDQILQYILLRISKMLPKSFKARRIFINNGHLKMIQTLTTDINSQLYQIIRAVNCCFPENILQMVAGEIPESVLKKLDKFVPKTQCLLNEHDIQMSNSFTNPI; this is encoded by the exons ATGAACATTGAACACG TATTCGACACCTACGCCAAAAGTCAGCTGGCTTTCGTGCAGAGCTTCGCGGCACAGGCGGCCAAACCGACATACGTTGAATGCCTCAGTAAGAGTAACGCGGTCGAAATAGTCCAGCCGCTGTTGGTCAATATCGACCCAGTGGTGAGGATGAACGCAGTGCTGGGCTTGGCGAGATTGGCTGGAAATAGCAAAAAGTGTGCCAAACAAATAATGTGTGCTGACAGTCTACTGAAAGAGCTACTTGGACAGATTTCCAAAGAAAAC aaattttacaaaaaaagttgCATGAATCTCATCCGGAATCTAAGTAAACACTTGTCGTGTTCCAAAATGATAATAAGTGACTGTGATGGAATACACGCTATTTTAACATGTATGAAGGATTTGGACGTAACAGTCAGAGAAGTAACTTTGCAAGCAATTAGTTACATAGCTGGTCAAGACCCCAGTACTGCACAACTGATCATAAAATctg gtatactgcCTCAAATTGTCCAAAGCTTAAAAGAGGAAcgactaaattttaaattttatgcatTGTCTACATTAAGTGAGATAGCCAAACACAACATAAGATTAGCCAAAAAAATTGTGGAAGTGCAAACTTTACCTAACGTGATATGTTTTTTATCTACCGATTACATCACAGACGTCAAACTTCAG gcAACTACGTTagcattaataaaaaacattgccAAGCACACGGTGTCTTTAGCCGAAATTGTAGTTGAGACAAAACTATTTCCAGAAGTATTGCTACTGATGGCGCATCCCGATGAATCTATACGTTATAATTCGGCTGAAGTCGTTCACGAAGTAGTGAAATATTCCACTCAA atttctAAGATGATCGTGACTACTGGCGGAATAGTTTCATTGTTGAACGTAATTTTGAAAAGCAAAGAATATCCTCCTACTCCAGCTATACTCGCGTTGGGATACATATCTTCTGTGTCACCGTTACTTGCGACGGCTGTTATCAAGTCTAAG GTATTGAAACATTTGACTGCCATCCTGAAAAGCGGTGCAGACGACGATTTTCAAAAAGCCTGTATAGCTTGGACAATAGAAATGATAGGTCGACATAGTTCTAAACATTCGAAATCCGTTTTTAATTGTAACGCTGTGAACATTTTGATTGAT GTTTACATTGACTCAAATCCGAAGCACGAGGCATATCATAACTGCAAGACTGCCATTCAAACTGTACTGAACAAATCCGAAGATTTTTCTGCTATAGAAAAATTGTTGACGCCGTCAGTTCCTGATCAAATATTGCAATACATACTTCTTAGAATTAGCAAA atGTTACCAAAAAGCTTTAAAGCACGTcgaatttttatcaataatggACATTTGAAAATGATTCAAACCCTTACAACAGATATAAATTCACAGTTGTATCAAATTATCAGAGCTGTGAATTGTTGCTTCCCAGAAAATATACTACA aatggTAGCTGGAGAAATTCCAGAATCGGTTTTGAAAAAATTGGACAAGTTTGTGCCCAAAACTCAATGTTTGTTAAACGAACACGACATACAAATGAGCAATAGCTTCACCAACCCTATTTAG